The following proteins are co-located in the Sebastes umbrosus isolate fSebUmb1 chromosome 24, fSebUmb1.pri, whole genome shotgun sequence genome:
- the LOC119483649 gene encoding neuronal acetylcholine receptor subunit alpha-2-like isoform X2, whose translation MKISLFYNMGPLSYTCVFFTNSRKETIMGLIYQSELNYGQYGVMSMVDYHQLIYRASDGEFAVTHMTKAHLFHTGRVRWVPPAIYKSSCSIDVTFFPFDQQSCKMKFGSWTYDRAKIDLEPFENTVDLKDYWESGEWAIVNAVGTYNTKKYDCCHEIYPDITYYFVIRRLPLFYTINLIIPCLLISFLTVLVFYLPSDCGEKITLCISVLLSLTVFLLLITEIIPSTSLVIPLIGEYLLFTMIFVTLSIAITVFVLNVHHRSSVTHTMPRWVRRLFLTTVPRWLFMKRPEHGVRPVRRRHLTDKLITVRTPGPSYSSSTWATQESDIDLHGYQGDDNGCHSSHQLDSLDAGDETHYCDLHGYKNTDNLVASRPRISPLSPPFPPSLGYIFLPQRHSSLSLDWDTPPVEHGSIQSPSFLSPAVVSALEGVTYIAEHLRAEDADSSVKEDWKYVAMVVDRIFLWMFIIVCLLGTVGLFLPPWLSGMF comes from the exons atgaaaatctcacttttttacaatatgggacctttaagttatacATGCGTTTTTTTCACTAATAGTCGAAAAGAAACCATTATGGGATTAATTTATCAGTCTGAATTGAATTATGGCCAATACGGCGTGATGTCCATGGTGGACTATCACCAGCTCATCTACCGAGCTTCAG ACGGAGAGTTCGCCGTCACCCACATGACCAAGGCCCATCTCTTTCACACCGGTCGTGTCCGCTGGGTGCCCCCGGCCATCTACAAGTCCTCCTGCTCCATCGACGTCACCTTCTTCCCTTTCGACCAGCAGAGCTGCAAGATGAAGTTCGGCTCCTGGACGTACGACCGCGCCAAGATCGACCTGGAGCCCTTCGAGAACACGGTGGACCTGAAG GATTACTGGGAGAGCGGAGAGTGGGCAATAGTCAACGCCGTGGGCACCTACAACACCAAGAAATATGATTGCTGCCACGAGATCTACCCCGACATCACCTACTATTTTGTCATCCGCCGCCTCCCGTTGTTCTACACCATCAACCTCATTATCCCTTGCCTCCTCATCTCCTTCCTAACTGTTCTGGTCTTCTATCTCCCGTCCGACTGCGGCGAGAAGATCACGCTGTGTATCTCCGTGCTGCTGTCGCTCACCGTCTTCCTGCTTCTCATCACGGAGATCATCCCGTCCACGTCGCTGGTCATACCGCTGATCGGGGAGTATCTGCTCTTCACCATGATCTTCGTCACGCTGTCCATCGCCATCACCGTGTTTGTGCTGAACGTGCACCACCGCTCGTCGGTGACTCACACCATGCCGCGATGGGTTCGGAGGCTTTTCTTGACGACGGTGCCACGATGGTTGTTCATGAAGCGTCCAGAACATGGTGTCAGGCCTGTAAG GCGGCGCCACCTGACTGATAAACTCATCACTGTCCGGACTCCAGGCCCCTCCTACAGCTCGTCCACCTGGGCCACTCAGGAGTCTGACATCGATCTCCATGGTTACCAGGGCGATGATAACGGTTGCCACAGCAGCCACCAGCTGGACTCCTTGGATGCTGGAGATGAAACTCACTACTGCGATCTCCACGgttacaaaaacacagataatTTGGTAGCCAGTCGGCCGAGgatttctcccctctctcctcctttccctccatctctcggCTACATTTTCCTCCCACAGAGACATTCCTCACTCAGCTTGGACTGGGACACCCCTCCTGTGGAGCATGGTTCAATCCAGAGCCCCTCTTTTCTGTCTCCTGCGGTGGTATCGGCCCTGGAGGGGGTGACATACATCGCAGAGCATCTCAGAGCCGAGGACGCAGACTCCTCG GTGAAGGAGGACTGGAAGTATGTCGCCATGGTTGTAGACCGGATCTTCCTGTGGATGTTCATTATTGTGTGTCTGCTGGGGACAGTCGGACTCTTCCTGCCTCCGTGGCTATCTGGGATGTTTTAG